The Oncorhynchus tshawytscha isolate Ot180627B linkage group LG12, Otsh_v2.0, whole genome shotgun sequence genome includes a window with the following:
- the LOC112263367 gene encoding noelin isoform X2, which produces MQPTSKLLSLTLLVLMGTELTQVLPANPEESWQVYSSAQDTEGRCVCTVVAPQQTMCSRDARTKQLRQLLEKVQNMTQSIQVLDQRTQRDLQYVERMEVQLKGLETKFKQVEENHKQNIARQYKAIKAKMEELRPLIPVLEEYKADAKLVLQFKEEIQNLTSVLNELQEEIGTYDYEELQNRVSNLEERLRACMQKLACGKLTGISDPITIKTSGSRFGSWMTDPLAPEDDTRVWYMDGYHNNRFVREYMSIYDFMNSDNFTSHRLPHPWSGTGQVVYNGSIYFNKFQSHTIIKFDFKTSVISKSRQLDYAGYNNMYHYSWGGHSDIDLMVDEGGLWAVYATNQNAGNIVISKLNPNTLQIVKSWTTNHPKRSAGEAFMICGTLYVTNGYSGGTKVYYAFSTNSSTYEYIDIPFQNKYSHISMLDYNPKDRALYAWNNGHQVLYNVTLFHVIRSEQEQ; this is translated from the exons GTGCTGCCAGCCAACCCGGAGGAGTCATGGCAGGTGTACAGCTCAGCTCAGGACACAGAGGGCCGCTGTGTATGCACCGTGGTGGCGCCTCAACAGACCATGTGCTCGCGGGACGCCAGGACCAAACAGCTCCGGCAGCTGCTAGAAAAA GTCCAGAACATGACCCAGTCTATCCAGGTGCTGGACCAGCGGACCCAGAGAGACCTGCAATACGTGGAGAGAATGGAGGTCCAGCTGAAAGGTCTGGAGACCAAGTTTAAACAGGTGGAGGAGAACCACAAACAGAACATTGCCAGGCAATATAAG GCAATAAAAGCGAAAATGGAGGAACTTAGACCATTGATACCAGTGTTGGAGGAGTACAAAGCTGATGCAAAATTGGTATTGCAGTTTAAAGAGGAAATCCAGAATCTGACGTCTGTGCTAAATGAACTCCAGGAGGAGATTGGAACCTATGACTACGAGGAGCTACAAAACAGAGTGTCAAATCTTGAAGAGAGGCTTCGTGCGTGCATGCAAAAATTAG CATGTGGGAAGCTGACAGGAATCAGCGATCCAATCACAATTAAGAcgtctggatcaaggtttggatCCTGGATGACTGACCCCCTGGCACCTGAGGATGACACTAGG GTGTGGTACATGGACGGCTACCACAACAACCGATTTGTGCGGGAGTACATGTCCATCTACGACTTTATGAATTCCGACAACTTCACGTCTCACCGCCTCCCCCACCCGTGGTCGGGCACGGGTCAGGTGGTCTACAACGGCTCCATCTACTTCAACAAGTTCCAGAGccacaccatcatcaagtttgactTCAAGACCTCCGTCATCAGCAAGTCACGCCAGCTGGACTATGCCGGCTACAACAACATGTACCACTACTCCTGGGGAGGCCACTCGGACATCGACCTCATGGTGGACGAGGGCGGGCTCTGGGCCGTCTATGCCACCAATCAGAACGCGGGGAAcattgtcatcagcaaactgaaCCCCAACACCCTGCAGATCGTCAAGAGCTGGACCACCAATCACCCCAAGAGGAGCGCAGGAGAGGCCTTCATGATCTGTGGTACGCTATATGTCACCAATGGCTACTCCGGTGGGACCAAGGTGTACTATGCCTTCAGCACCAACTCGTCCACCTACGAGTACATTGACATACCGTTCCAGAATAAGTACTCTCACATCTCCATGCTGGACTATAACCCTAAAGACAGAGCACTGTATGCGTGGAATAATGGTCACCAGGTGCTGTACAATGTTACCTTGTTCCACGTCATTCGCTCCGAGCAGGAGCAGTAG